Below is a genomic region from Escherichia ruysiae.
ATAAAGCAAAGAAAGCCGGACGTAACCGCACCGAAGTGGCGGCCTGACGTCCGGGGAGAGTGCATCAGGACTTGCTAAGTTTTTCTGATTTTTCCATACACTTCGTCATTGCTTCGATCACTGCGGCACGGAAACCTTTCTCTTCCAGTACGCGCACCGCTTCAATGGTGGTGCCTCCTGGTGAGCAAACCATATCTTTCAACGCGCCCGGATGTTCTCCGGTTTCCAGCACCATTTTTGCAGAACCCATTACCGCCTGGGCGGCAAATTTATACGCCTGCGCGCGTGGCATTCCCCCCAGCACGGCTGCGTCGGCCATCGCTTCGATAAACATAAAGACATAGGCAGGAGAAGAACCACTCACGCCGACCACCGGATGGATCATTGGTTCGGCAATCACTTCCGCCTCGCCAAAACAGCGAAAGATATTCAGCACATCAGCAGTATCTTCAGGCGTAACCAGCGCGTTTGGCGTTACGGAAGTCATCCCGGCATTGACCAGCGCGGGGGTATTTGGCATCGCGCGGATAATTTTCCGGTCATGGCCCAGTGCGCGGGCAAGTTGGTCGAGTGTGACGCCCGCTGCAATAGAGACAACCAGCGAGTCTTTATTCAGGCTGGACGTGATTTCGCTAAGCACTTTGATCATGATGCCCGGTT
It encodes:
- the proC gene encoding pyrroline-5-carboxylate reductase; amino-acid sequence: MEKKIGFIGCGNMGKAILGGLIASGQVLPGQIWVYTPSPDKVAALHDQFGINAAESAQEVAQITDIVFAAVKPGIMIKVLSEITSSLNKDSLVVSIAAGVTLDQLARALGHDRKIIRAMPNTPALVNAGMTSVTPNALVTPEDTADVLNIFRCFGEAEVIAEPMIHPVVGVSGSSPAYVFMFIEAMADAAVLGGMPRAQAYKFAAQAVMGSAKMVLETGEHPGALKDMVCSPGGTTIEAVRVLEEKGFRAAVIEAMTKCMEKSEKLSKS